A single genomic interval of Methylobacterium bullatum harbors:
- the ydbD gene encoding putative manganese catalase: protein MFMRVDKLQAELPAPKRKDPNAAAALQELLGGKYGEMSTLGNYMFQSFNFRSKSKLRPFYSLVAAITAEELGHVELVSNGVAMLNNGPDNDGDEKDGGDISGAPFEDMKDIRLAAAFLSNGGGVTPVNSNGASWNNDFITTTGNVVVDLLHNFHLECGARLHKLRVYETLTDPTGREVCGYLLVRGSVHAHAYALALKKITGVEIEKFLPTPNINLDKIPECQKYLQEGSHRRLYTFSPGDYTEMAGIWGNGEMALPGDPPGELSVVEGMPDGGKIHQLTGVPSAFTPDYAPQEMFEIAEKLTKKAR from the coding sequence ATGTTTATGCGCGTCGACAAGCTACAAGCCGAGCTTCCCGCACCCAAAAGGAAAGATCCGAACGCCGCCGCTGCCCTGCAGGAACTGCTGGGTGGTAAATATGGGGAGATGTCGACTCTTGGGAATTACATGTTCCAGAGCTTCAATTTCCGCAGCAAGTCTAAGCTACGTCCGTTCTATAGCCTCGTTGCCGCGATCACCGCCGAGGAGTTGGGCCATGTGGAGCTGGTGAGCAATGGCGTCGCCATGCTCAACAACGGCCCCGACAATGACGGCGACGAGAAAGATGGCGGCGACATCTCGGGTGCGCCCTTCGAGGACATGAAGGACATTCGCCTTGCGGCCGCGTTCCTGTCGAATGGCGGTGGCGTCACCCCGGTGAACAGCAACGGCGCGTCATGGAACAACGATTTCATCACCACCACCGGCAACGTGGTCGTCGACCTGCTCCATAACTTCCATCTCGAATGCGGCGCCCGCCTGCACAAGCTGCGCGTCTACGAGACCCTGACCGACCCGACCGGGCGCGAGGTCTGCGGCTACCTTCTCGTGCGCGGCTCGGTCCACGCCCATGCCTACGCCCTGGCATTGAAGAAGATCACAGGCGTCGAGATCGAGAAGTTCCTGCCCACTCCGAACATCAACCTCGACAAGATCCCCGAATGCCAGAAGTACCTGCAGGAGGGCTCGCACCGCCGGCTCTACACCTTCAGCCCCGGCGACTACACGGAGATGGCCGGCATCTGGGGCAATGGCGAGATGGCCTTGCCGGGTGATCCGCCGGGGGAATTGTCGGTGGTCGAAGGCATGCCCGACGGCGGCAAGATCCACCAGCTCACCGGCGTCCCCTCGGCCTTCACCCCGGACTACGCCCCGCAGGAGATGTTCGAGATCGCGGAGAAGCTCACGAAGAAGGCACGCTGA
- the crtB_3 gene encoding All-trans-phytoene synthase, with translation MTKTETSPGTAEPLAFAFAHCEALVREGDPDRYFATLFAPAAFRPHLFALAAFSLTIARVRDAVTNPMAGEIRLQWWRDALQGEARGDVKANPVAAALDDAIVRRKLGRQPFVDLIDARVFDLYDDPMPRVNDLEGYCGETASSLIRLGGLVLCDGAEPGGAAAAGHAGVAYGVVGLLRALPWHARNGQVYLPADILKDHGVTREDIVTGRGGPGLLGATADLRSLARRHLKAFEDSRATIAPAALPAFLPTALVEPSLAMMERLGYDPLNTTIALPRWRRLWRLWRGSRKT, from the coding sequence GTGACAAAGACCGAGACCAGCCCCGGAACGGCCGAACCCCTCGCCTTCGCCTTCGCGCATTGCGAGGCCCTTGTCCGCGAGGGAGACCCGGACCGCTACTTCGCCACCCTCTTCGCGCCCGCAGCTTTCCGGCCGCATCTCTTCGCGCTTGCCGCCTTCAGCCTCACCATCGCCCGCGTGCGTGACGCCGTCACCAACCCGATGGCAGGGGAGATCCGCCTGCAATGGTGGCGCGACGCGCTGCAGGGGGAGGCGAGGGGGGACGTGAAGGCCAACCCGGTGGCCGCCGCGCTGGACGACGCCATCGTCAGGCGCAAGCTCGGGCGCCAGCCCTTCGTCGATCTGATCGACGCCCGCGTCTTCGACCTCTACGACGACCCGATGCCGCGGGTGAACGATCTCGAAGGCTATTGCGGCGAGACCGCCTCCTCGCTGATCCGCCTCGGCGGTCTCGTCCTCTGCGACGGCGCGGAGCCGGGGGGGGCGGCCGCCGCCGGACATGCCGGTGTCGCCTACGGCGTCGTCGGATTGCTGCGGGCGCTGCCATGGCATGCCCGCAACGGGCAGGTCTACCTGCCGGCGGACATTCTCAAGGATCACGGCGTCACCCGCGAAGACATCGTCACCGGACGCGGCGGCCCCGGTCTCCTGGGAGCGACGGCCGATCTGCGATCCCTGGCCCGGCGCCATCTGAAGGCTTTCGAGGACTCGCGAGCCACCATCGCGCCTGCCGCCCTGCCCGCCTTCCTGCCGACTGCCCTGGTGGAACCGAGCCTCGCGATGATGGAGCGACTGGGCTACGACCCGCTCAACACCACCATCGCCCTTCCGCGCTGGCGGCGGCTCTGGCGCCTCTGGCGCGGATCGCGGAAAACCTGA